The Rhopalosiphum maidis isolate BTI-1 chromosome 1, ASM367621v3, whole genome shotgun sequence genome has a segment encoding these proteins:
- the LOC113548809 gene encoding facilitated trehalose transporter Tret1-like → MFNKISINHLKLFFTTSVMSFQQFVIGGVFGFSAVILPQLELPSALIKVDGDQASWIASFPLLLCPIGSLVFGYLSDRFGRKLSLQLTYVPLIISWSLLSHAECLQDIYIGRLITGLSTGTGGVIYVYIAETSPTDCRSFFLLIYTLFVGLGLMTSAILGALFHWRTVAVVFAVMCAVGFVAPFFVPSTPMWLRSRGRNEEARKVEKWFGFEPDHIDDLPTLPPPPCAAAAMATLSRADSTVGAIMEKNVSCWALYTGPTVWKPTLAALAFFCCQQASGFYVLLFYSVDVMRDCRVSIDGMTAAVYLCAARLAGTVISLLFQSATKRTLTAFSGLGMCVSMSAVVGYLYAYSDVPDPPATDFLIVPFLFYVFFAMFGVLPLPWSVCGEMFPMAVKGTMNGVMYSCGYELMFVAIKVYPMLVYAYGIRAVWTASACTCFITSLFGAFVLPETTGKTLNEIVDGFRSSSDKARNKKPAKPQIP, encoded by the exons ATGTTCAACAAAATATCCATTAACCATCTAAAACTG tttttcacGACCAGTGTCATGTCGTTTCAACAGTTCGTCATTGGTGGagtatttggattttccgccGTCATACTGCCACAACTTGAACTACCCAGTGCTCTAATCAAAGTCGATGGTGACCAAGCGTCCTggatag CAAGTTTTCCGCTCTTGTTATGCCCTATTGGTTCACTGGTGTTTGGCTATTTATCCGATAGATTCGGCCGAAAGCTATCGTTACAGCTTACGTACGTACCGTTGATTATCAGCTGGTCGTTGCTCAGCCACGCCGAGTGCTTGCAAGACATTTACATCGGCAGACTGATTACCGGACTGTCTACCG GTACCGGCGGCGTGATCTACGTGTACATAGCCGAGACGAGCCCGACGGACTGCCGGTCGTTCTTCCTGTTGATCTACACGCTGTTCGTAGGACTGGGCTTGATGACGTCCGCGATTTTGGGCGCACTGTTCCACTGGCGCACGGTGGCCGTCGTGTTCGCCGTGATGTGCGCCGTCGGTTTCGTCGCGCCGTTCTTCGTGCCGTCCACGCCGATGTGGCTGCGGTCCCGCGGCCGGAACGAGGAGGCCCGAAAGGTCGAGAAGTGGTTCGGGTTCGAGCCGGACCACATCGACGACCTGCCCACGCTGCCACCGCCGCCTTGCGCTGCCGCGGCCATGGCCACGCTTAGCCGGGCCGACTCGACGGTTGGCGCGATCATGGAAAAGAACGTGAGCTGCTGGGCCTTGTACACGGGGCCCACCGTCTGGAAGCCCACGCTCGCCGCCCTCGCGTTCTTCTGCTGTCAGCAGGCCTCCGGGTTCTACGTGTTGCTGTTCTACTCGGTGGACGTGATGCGCGACTGCCGCGTGTCCATCGACGGCATGACCGCCGCCGTGTACCTGTGCGCCGCCCGACTGGCCGGCACCGTCATCAGCCTCTTGTTCCAGTCGGCCACCAAGCGCACGCTCACCGCTTTCTCGGGCCTGGGCATGTGCGTGTCCATGTCCGCGGTGGTCGGTTACCTGTACGCGTACAGCGATGTGCCCGACCCACCGGCCACCGATTTTCTGATCGTGCCGTTCCTGTTCTACGTGTTCTTCGCCATGTTCGGCGTGCTGCCGTTACCGTGGAGCGTGTGCGGCGAGATGTTCCCGATGGCCGTCAAGGGCACCATGAACGGCGTCATGTACTCATGCGGTTACGAACTCATGTTCGTCGCCATCAAGGTGTACCCGATGCTGGTGTACGCTTACGGCATCCGGGCTGTGTGGACCGCGTCCGCGTGCACGTGCTTCATTACCTCGCTGTTCGGAGCGTTCGTCCTGCCCGAGACCACCGGAAAGACGCTAAACGAGATTGTCGACGGGTTCAGATCGTCCAGCGACAAGGCTCGCAACAAAAAACCCGCCAAGCCTCAAATACCCTAA